Proteins encoded in a region of the Tripterygium wilfordii isolate XIE 37 chromosome 21, ASM1340144v1, whole genome shotgun sequence genome:
- the LOC119988399 gene encoding 30S ribosomal protein S20, chloroplastic → MATAVGYLSSSCLSLQSKFSNLSLTNSYSQPSFTPLGFSSNLSLNVFSKGHLSMNPVERPNRRAIVCEAAPKKKVDSAVKRALQAEKRRIYNKSRKSEVKTRMKKVLEALDALMTKPDPQPNEVLPIEKLIGEAYSVIDKAIRVGTLHRNTGARRKSRLARRKKAVEVRHGWYTPTPATTAS, encoded by the exons ATGGCAACAGCTGTTGGCTATCTATCCTCTTCCTGCTTATCCCTCCAGTCCAAGTTCAGTAATCTTTCGCTCACTAACTCTTATTCTCAACCCAGTTTCACGCCTCTCGGGTTCTCCTCTAATCTCTCTCTCAATGTCTTCTCCAAAG GGCATTTGTCGATGAACCCAGTTGAGAGGCCGAATCGTCGTGCGATTGTTTGCGAGGCTGCGCCAAAGAAAAAGGTTGATTCGGCGGTAAAGAGAGCTCTCCAAGCCGAGAAAAGGCGCATTTACAACAAATCCAGGAAATCTGAGGTCAAAACTCGCATGAAGAAG GTTCTTGAAGCACTGGATGCACTCATGACAAAACCTGATCCACAACCTAACGAGGTTCTTCCAATCGAGAAACTGATCGGAGAGGCATACTCGGTGATTGACAAAGCAATCAGAGTGGGAACATTGCACAGGAACACTGGAGCACGCAGAAAGTCTCGGCTTGCCAGAAGAAAGAAGGCTGTGGAGGTCCGTCATGGCTGGTACACGCCTACTCCTGCAACAACTGCTTCATAG
- the LOC119988398 gene encoding protein CUP-SHAPED COTYLEDON 2-like, translating to MELYRQFDHCDTHLPPGFRFHPTDEELITFYLLKKVLDSNFTGRAIAEVDLNKCEPWELPDKAKMGEKEWYFFSLRDRKYPTGLRTNRATEAGYWKATGKDREIYSSKTSALVGTKKTLVFYRGRAPKGEKSNWVMHEYRLEGKFAYHYVSRSSKDEWVISRVFKKTGGINASSSSTAGAKKNCLNQNISLYTEASSPSSVSLPPLLEPGSNSITGTTSSTTMTDRKSSSYINPSQSEHVSCFSTIAAAATAANSYFDFTSIQHQPHQQPPFLAIEASSRFQRSADVNAFSSLASLQDNLQLPFFFSLPGTVSSLPPPAMQDGGAGGGSSMTWDSGRMDVGPTELDCLWTY from the exons ATGGAGCTTTACCGCCAGTTTGATCACTGTGACACCCACTTGCCTCCTGGGTTTCGGTTCCACCCAACTGACGAGGAACTGATTACATTCTATCTCTTGAAGAAGGTGCTTGACAGTAATTTCACTGGAAGAGCCATTGCTGAAGTGGACCTTAACAAATGTGAACCATGGGAGCTCCCTG ATAAAGCTAAAATGGGAGAGAAAGAGTGGTACTTCTTTAGCCTGAGAGACCGTAAGTACCCAACTGGACTCAGGACTAATAGAGCAACTGAAGCTGGGTACTGGAAAGCTACTGGCAAAGATAGAGAGATTTACAGTTCAAAGACCAGTGCACTTGTGGGAACGAAGAAGACACTGGTGTTTTATAGAGGTAGAGCCCCTAAAGGAGAGAAGAGCAACTGGGTTATGCATGAGTATCGCCTTGAAGGGAAGTTTGCTTACCATTACGTCTCCAGGAGCTCCAAG GACGAGTGGGTGATCTCCCGGGTCTTCAAAAAGACTGGTGGTATCAACGCAAGCAGTAGCAGTACTGCCGGTGCCAAGAAAAACTGCCTGAACCAGAACATCAGTCTCTACACTGAAGCCAGCTCTCCTTCTTCAGTCTCTCTGCCACCTCTCCTTGAACCTGGGAGCAACTCTATCACAGGGACCACATCGAGCACCACCATGACCGACCGCAAGAGCAGCTCCTATATCAACCCCTCTCAATCCGAGCACGTGTCCTGTTTCTCCACAATAGCGGCAGCAGCCACTGCCGCCAACAGCTACTTTGATTTCACTTCCATTCAGCATCAGCCACATCAACAGCCTCCATTTCTTGCAATTGAAGCATCCTCTAGGTTTCAAAGAAGTGCTGATGTCAATGCATTCTCAAGCCTTGCATCCTTGCAGGACAATCTGCAGCTCCCCTTTTTCTTCTCACTGCCCGGGACGGTCTCCTCTCTGCCGCCGCCAGCAATGCAGGATGGTGGTGCTGGTGGTGGCTCCAGTATGACTTGGGATAGTGGAAGGATGGATGTTGGTCCTACTGAGCTTGACTGCCTATGGACTTACTAA
- the LOC119990119 gene encoding probable aminotransferase TAT2, translated as MENNGSVLRNPEAELASRITIKGILSLLMQSVDEKDGKRVISLGIGDPSAHSCFKTTHVAEDAVSDSLHSQKFNGYAPTVGILQARRAIAEYLSRDLPYKLSPDDIFITSGCTQAIDVSLAMLARPGANILLPRPGFPIYELCATFRNLEIRHFDLLPEKGWEVDLDAIEALADQNTVAIVIINPGNPCGNVYSYQHLKKIAETASKLETLVIADEVYGHLAFGRNPFVPMGVFGSVVPVLTLGSLSKRWIVPGWRLGWFVTSDPGGMFRKPKTVERIKKYFDILGGPATFIQAAVPRIIEQTNEGFFKKTIDLLKQTSDMCCEMIKEIHCITCPHKPEGSMAFMVKLNISLLEDISSDIDFCFKLAKEESIIILPGTAVGLENWLRITFAVDPSSLEEALKRVNFFCQRHIKQKPALTIKSSKVTTTK; from the exons ATGGAGAATAATGGGTCAGTACTTAGAAACCCAGAAGCGGAATTGGCTTCTCGAATCACAATCAAAGGGATTCTAAGTTTGTTAATGCAATCTGTCGATGAAAAAGACGGAAAAAGAGTGATTTCGTTGGGGATTGGAGACCCATCTGCTCATTCTTGTTTCAAGACCACCCATGTTGCTGAAGATGCTGTTTCTGATTCTCTTCACTCTCAAAAGTTTAATGGGTACGCTCCAACTGTTGGGATTCTTCAAGCAAGAAG GGCAATTGCTGAATATTTGTCTCGTGATCTTCCTTACAAGCTATCACCTGATGACATTTTTATCACTTCCGGTTGCACACAAGCGATTGATGTTTCATTGGCAATGCTTGCTCGCCCTGGTGCAAATATCTTGCTTCCGAGACCAGGCTTTCCGATCTATGAACTATGTGCCACTTTTCGGAATCTTGAAATTCGACACTTTGATCTTCTTCCAGAAAAAGGCTGGGAGGTAGATCTTGATGCTATTGAAGCTTTAGCAGATCAGAACACTGTTGCAATAGTTATCATCAATCCTGGGAATCCCTGTGGAAATGTATACTCTTATCAACATTTGAAGAAG ATTGCAGAAACTGCAAGCAAGCTTGAAACCCTTGTGATTGCTGATGAGGTTTACGGGCACCTGGCCTTCGGACGTAATCCGTTTGTGCCAATGGGTGTCTTTGGATCAGTTGTCCCTGTCCTCACTCTCGGCTCTCTATCAAAGAGATGGATAGTGCCTGGATGGAGACTTGGTTGGTTTGTCACAAGTGATCCTGGTGGCATGTTCAGAAAACCCAAG ACTGTTGAGCGTATCAAGAAGTATTTTGACATTTTGGGTGGACCTGCTACTTTCATCCAG GCAGCTGTACCTCGCATCATTGAGCAAACTAATGAGGGTTTCTTCAAGAAGACTATTGACTTACTGAAGCAGACTTCAGACATGTGTTGCGAAATGATAAAGGAGATCCATTGCATAACTTGTCCTCATAAACCAGAGGGATCAATGGCTTTTATG GTGAAGCTGAATATTTCGCTATTGGAGGATATCAGTAGTGACATTGATTTCTGTTTCAAGTTGGCCAAGGAGGAATCCATTATCATTCTTCCAG GAACTGCAGTAGGACTGGAGAATTGGCTCCGGATAACGTTTGCTGTCGATCCATCTTCTCTCGAAGAAGCCCTAAAAAGGGTAAACTTTTTCTGTCAAAGGCATATCAAGCAAAAACCTGCTCTGACAATCAAATCCAGCAAAGTAACAACTACCAAATAA